CTGAAGTCCCTCCTCCCCGGTGGAACCGGAGAAGCTGGCGAAGCCGGATCGATCTATCCTGTCTACGCCCAGAAAGAGATCCTGGGGGTTCTGGTGCTGGTGGAGCCCCGGAGTCAGGAGGGACACCTGCCGGAGCTGGTGGCAACGCTTCTGGCGGGGGTGATTGTCCGCCGGGACATAGAAAAGCTCCTCAATGCCTATTCGGCCGATCTGGAAAAGCGCGTTCAGGAACGCACCAGCGATCTCAACGTGGCCTACGAGACCCTCAAGCAGACCCAGGTCCAGCTTGTCCAGGCCGACAAGATGGCCTCGATCGGCCAGCTTGCGGCGGGAATCGCCCACGAGATCAATAACCCTATCGGGTTTATCAAGAGCAACGCCTCCACCCTGGTGCAGCACTGCCGTCTGGTGGCGCAGCTGGCTCGCCAGGAGGAGCCCCCTCCTGCCGGGGACGAGCTGGGGGAGGTGCTCCAGGAGATTCAGGAGATGGCCGGCGATATCCAGGAGGGAACCCGCCGGGTTGAGGACATCGTGGGAAACCTGCGGACCTTTGCCCGCATGGAGGACGGCCACCAGGCGATCGCCCAGCTTAACGAGCTGATCGAGACCAGCCTGCGGGTGATCAACAACGAGCTCAAGTACAAGGTTACGGTCCATCGCGATTACGGAGACCTGCCGGAGATTCCCTGCCGCCCCGATCGGTTAAACCAGGTCTTTGTGAACCTCCTGGTAAACGCGGCCCAGGCAATTGAAGATCAGGGAGATATCTGGATTACCACGGGGCTGGACGAGGATCAGGTGATGATCCAGATCTCCGATAACGGCCCGGGGATTCCCCCGGAGCACCAGTCGCGCATTTTTGACCCCTTCTTTACCACAAAGGACGTGGGAAAAGGCACGGGCCTGGGGCTCTCTATCGTGTGGGACATTATCCGTTCCCACAGGGGGACAATTGTTCTGGAAAGCGCTCCGGGCCAGGGAGCGTCCTTCACGATCAGTTTGCCCGTTCATAACGAAGGGCTTTCTGTGGAAGAGGTGATGAGGGACTTCTGATGGCGTGGAAAAATGTTCATGGTGCGGAAAATTTTGTTTGCCCCATGGTGATATCCGTGATACAATCCCCTTCTCGTTTGAGGGAATTGGGTGGCTCCGTTGTGTCTGCGGTGCTTCCTGCGGGTCTTTTCAGGACAACCTATCCTTCCACATTGGGATGCCTGGTGGAGCGTGGCCTTTCGGGAGATTTTCCGGAGGGCCGGTAACGGTTTGTCTGTTAAGAATTCATTGTCTTATAGTCAGACTTTTTCGGGCAGGCTTTTTCCTGCCGGATTTTTCAGTCGGGCTGTCTTTTTCATTACAGTACAATCGGGACATTTCCTGCGGGAAAGGACCGAGGAAGGAGAATCACGATGCGTATTATCGCTCATCGGGGAGCATCGGGGTATGCTCCGGAAAACACGTTGCCCGCCATGGAACGGGCAATTCAACAGAACGCCCAGGGTCTCGAGCTGGACGTACAGCTCACTGCCGACGGCCAGGTTGTGGTAATCCACGACTGGACCCTGGACCGGACCACCTCCGGAACCGGCGCGGTGAAGGATCTCTCCCTGAAAGAGATCCAGGCCCACGACGCGGGAAGCTGGAAGGATAGCTCCTTTGCGGGGACCCGGGTGCCCACGCTTCAGGAGGTGATCGATCTCATTCCTGATACGTTGTTGCTGAACGTGGAGATCAAGATCCAGGCCTTCGACCGGCGTGATATTGAGACGCCCGTGGTGGACATCCTGAAGAAGAACAACCGCCTGGAGCACACCGTGATCTCCTCGTTTAACCACGAGTGTCTGAGCAAGGTTCACCAGCTGGATAAAACGGTGAAGCTGGGCTGTCTCTATGAGGCAAACCTGATGAATCCCCTGGAGTATTTCGAGCAGATGGGGGTGGAATTCTACAGTGTTCACCTGGATCACGATTACGTGAGCGCC
The Alkalispirochaeta americana DNA segment above includes these coding regions:
- a CDS encoding ATP-binding protein, with the translated sequence MDRAGGVEDLERLALAAQLLPDPLLVRSGQGVILGCNDAFARLCGARPGDLQGKPWREALPSGIIRAFSRADRHGAVVLFMLSVSDREGRKHNYALRQVRHEAEGQILGWVSVARDVTRYSRDTETMQLLQIAEAFVSRSYQDLQKSFAPTMERLARAMGARGSFVFQIHRERRVLRLLCQWWQEGLRNHPVPEEQPLKSAWWEDVREKGAPLLGYPLKSLLPGGTGEAGEAGSIYPVYAQKEILGVLVLVEPRSQEGHLPELVATLLAGVIVRRDIEKLLNAYSADLEKRVQERTSDLNVAYETLKQTQVQLVQADKMASIGQLAAGIAHEINNPIGFIKSNASTLVQHCRLVAQLARQEEPPPAGDELGEVLQEIQEMAGDIQEGTRRVEDIVGNLRTFARMEDGHQAIAQLNELIETSLRVINNELKYKVTVHRDYGDLPEIPCRPDRLNQVFVNLLVNAAQAIEDQGDIWITTGLDEDQVMIQISDNGPGIPPEHQSRIFDPFFTTKDVGKGTGLGLSIVWDIIRSHRGTIVLESAPGQGASFTISLPVHNEGLSVEEVMRDF
- a CDS encoding glycerophosphodiester phosphodiesterase — encoded protein: MRIIAHRGASGYAPENTLPAMERAIQQNAQGLELDVQLTADGQVVVIHDWTLDRTTSGTGAVKDLSLKEIQAHDAGSWKDSSFAGTRVPTLQEVIDLIPDTLLLNVEIKIQAFDRRDIETPVVDILKKNNRLEHTVISSFNHECLSKVHQLDKTVKLGCLYEANLMNPLEYFEQMGVEFYSVHLDHDYVSAPIVDLFHAQGLQVYSWTVNTRETAQALQGMGIDGVITNYPDMLDG